From a region of the Garciella nitratireducens DSM 15102 genome:
- a CDS encoding S1 RNA-binding domain-containing protein: MSFKNGDVIEGTVKKITKYGAFIELPNGQTGLCHISEISNDFVKDINEYLKADQKLKVKILNIKEDGKIELSIKALTKPVSNKRSKPSDKYRKPQKPQKSFENMLSDFLKNSDETLKNLKQRDQKY; the protein is encoded by the coding sequence ATGTCATTTAAAAATGGAGATGTTATTGAAGGTACTGTGAAGAAAATCACAAAATATGGAGCTTTTATTGAATTACCCAATGGGCAAACAGGACTTTGTCATATTTCAGAAATATCTAACGATTTTGTAAAGGATATAAATGAGTATCTTAAAGCAGATCAGAAATTAAAGGTTAAAATTCTTAATATAAAAGAGGATGGGAAAATTGAACTTTCTATAAAAGCTTTAACCAAGCCTGTTTCTAATAAAAGAAGCAAACCTTCGGATAAATATCGAAAACCCCAAAAACCTCAAAAGTCCTTTGAAAATATGTTATCAGATTTTTTAAAAAATAGCGATGAAACATTAAAAAATCTAAAACAAAGAGATCAAAAATACTAA
- a CDS encoding methionine synthase — protein sequence MKIRKSEVLRYLGYKGQKLDERLVKLIEDCIKEIQKIANPHYIYQECRIDWRQKKGIVLGKDLVLSGEDIKHHLKGCDKCFVLAATLGPEVDRQIKNYQLVDMTRAVILDTCASEAIEGVCDDAQREIEKIMMQKGYNITSRFSPGYGDLPIHLQLKILSYINAPSKIGLTSTRDSLLIPRKSVTAFIGCSKKVLQKEEKSCNSCNAYEFCKFRKETIDCECIQGNRE from the coding sequence TTGAAAATTAGGAAAAGTGAAGTTCTTAGATATTTAGGATATAAGGGACAAAAATTGGATGAGAGGCTTGTAAAGCTTATAGAGGATTGTATAAAAGAAATTCAAAAAATTGCAAATCCCCATTACATTTATCAAGAATGTCGAATAGATTGGAGGCAAAAAAAAGGAATCGTTTTGGGAAAGGATCTTGTATTATCAGGAGAAGATATTAAACATCATTTAAAAGGATGTGACAAATGTTTTGTTTTAGCGGCTACGTTGGGGCCTGAGGTAGATCGTCAAATTAAAAATTATCAACTAGTAGATATGACACGAGCAGTGATTTTAGATACTTGTGCAAGTGAAGCGATTGAAGGGGTATGTGATGATGCACAAAGAGAAATAGAAAAAATCATGATGCAAAAAGGATATAATATTACTTCGAGATTTAGTCCAGGATATGGAGATCTTCCTATCCATCTTCAGCTTAAAATATTATCTTATATAAATGCTCCTTCTAAAATCGGACTTACTAGTACAAGAGATTCTTTATTAATTCCTAGAAAATCCGTTACTGCATTTATTGGATGTAGTAAAAAAGTTTTACAGAAGGAAGAAAAGAGTTGTAACAGTTGCAATGCTTATGAATTTTGTAAATTTAGAAAGGAGACTATAGATTGTGAATGCATTCAAGGAAATAGAGAATAA
- the metF gene encoding methylenetetrahydrofolate reductase [NAD(P)H]: MSIKKIFQQKKPVISFEIFPPKKDADVATVYKSIDQLVSLKPDFISVTYGAAGSKDNKTIEIASFIKNYYQIESLPHMTCITADKNRISENIYQLKKNHIDNVLALRGDIPKDFIAQKHNPYHHAIDLIREFRKKGDFSIGAAAYPEGHMECESEEKDLQYLREKVDAGVDFLITQLFFDNDSFYRFLDQMEKKQIDCKVSAGIMPILSKSQIEKMIFMCGASLPAKVVKLLTKYEYQPEELRKHAIEYAAWQVEDLLSHGADGVHIYTMNHPEVAKGILNRIR; the protein is encoded by the coding sequence ATGAGTATAAAAAAGATATTTCAACAAAAGAAACCAGTAATTTCTTTTGAGATTTTTCCACCTAAAAAAGATGCAGATGTTGCCACTGTATATAAGAGTATCGATCAATTGGTTAGTTTAAAACCAGATTTTATCAGTGTTACTTATGGAGCAGCAGGATCTAAAGATAACAAAACTATTGAGATAGCATCTTTTATTAAAAATTATTACCAGATTGAGTCCCTTCCTCATATGACCTGTATTACAGCGGATAAAAATCGGATATCTGAAAATATTTATCAATTAAAGAAAAATCATATTGATAATGTATTGGCTTTAAGAGGAGATATTCCTAAAGATTTTATTGCTCAAAAGCATAATCCTTATCATCATGCGATAGATTTGATTCGGGAGTTTCGAAAAAAAGGAGATTTTTCTATTGGGGCAGCAGCGTATCCAGAAGGGCATATGGAATGTGAAAGTGAAGAGAAGGATTTACAATATTTAAGGGAGAAAGTAGATGCAGGAGTAGATTTTTTGATTACACAATTATTTTTTGATAATGATAGTTTTTATCGTTTTTTAGATCAAATGGAAAAAAAACAGATAGATTGCAAGGTTTCAGCAGGAATTATGCCTATTTTAAGTAAAAGTCAAATAGAAAAAATGATTTTTATGTGTGGAGCATCCCTTCCTGCCAAGGTAGTAAAACTTCTGACAAAGTATGAATATCAACCGGAAGAATTAAGAAAACATGCCATTGAGTATGCTGCTTGGCAGGTGGAAGATTTGCTTTCTCATGGGGCAGATGGAGTGCATATCTATACTATGAATCATCCAGAGGTTGCTAAGGGTATTTTAAATCGAATTAGATAA
- the htpG gene encoding molecular chaperone HtpG: MSKEVGSLSIHSENIFPIIKKWLYSDHDIFIRELISNGCDAITKLKRLEGMGEIDLKGEKNFYVKVLLDKEKKTLTFLDNGLGMTQEEVKKYINQIAFSGAEDFIKKYKDKGEQDQIIGHFGLGFYSAFMVADVVEINTLSYQEGAVPVHWRCEGGTEFEMEEGTKSSRGTEIVLHIGEEGEEFLEEYTLRSVIEKYCSFMPYPIYLEDVHKEPEKDKDGNIIIKEPEALNNIQPLYLKRPNECTDEEYKEFYRETFKDFKEPLFWIHLNMDYPFNLKGILYFPRFSPVDMTEGQIKLYNSQVFVADNIKEVIPEFLLLLKGVIDCPDLPLNVSRSFLQNDGFAKKVSNYITKKVADKLNALYKNERENYEKYWEDIGHFIKYGILKDDKFYERIKDILIFKTTDSKYVTLEEYLERQKDQEEKNVFYTTDQTQQSQYIQMLKDNGIESLVLTHPMDAAFISFLEMKNNHVHFKRVDSDIADLLKDKEVQENKEEDRKIRESLEKLFKKISGKKDLKVQLENLKAKIPAMVVLSEDNRRMQELMERYQASGMENMSIPSEETLVLNKKHSLVQYMIAHVEEESELMNLLPKQIYDLAMLSHKQLSPEEMTEFIQRSNEILEKMVS, encoded by the coding sequence ATGAGTAAAGAAGTAGGCAGTTTATCCATTCATAGTGAAAATATTTTTCCTATTATAAAAAAATGGTTGTATTCAGATCATGATATTTTTATTCGAGAATTGATATCCAATGGATGTGATGCTATTACTAAACTAAAGAGATTAGAAGGTATGGGGGAAATAGATTTAAAAGGAGAAAAGAACTTTTATGTTAAAGTGTTATTGGACAAGGAGAAAAAGACCCTCACCTTTTTAGACAATGGATTAGGAATGACCCAAGAAGAAGTAAAGAAATATATTAATCAAATTGCTTTTTCTGGTGCAGAAGACTTTATTAAAAAATATAAAGACAAAGGAGAACAAGATCAGATTATTGGGCATTTTGGATTAGGATTTTATTCTGCTTTTATGGTAGCAGATGTGGTAGAAATCAATACCCTTTCTTATCAAGAAGGAGCAGTTCCAGTTCATTGGCGTTGTGAAGGTGGAACAGAGTTTGAGATGGAAGAAGGAACTAAGTCCAGTAGGGGAACAGAGATTGTTCTTCACATAGGAGAAGAGGGAGAAGAATTTTTAGAAGAATATACATTACGTTCTGTCATTGAAAAATATTGTTCTTTTATGCCTTATCCAATTTATTTAGAAGATGTTCATAAAGAGCCAGAAAAAGATAAGGATGGAAATATTATTATAAAAGAGCCAGAAGCTCTCAATAATATTCAGCCCCTTTATTTAAAACGTCCTAATGAATGTACAGATGAAGAGTATAAGGAATTTTATCGAGAGACTTTTAAAGACTTCAAAGAACCTTTATTTTGGATCCATTTAAATATGGATTATCCTTTTAATTTAAAAGGAATTCTGTATTTTCCACGCTTTTCTCCTGTGGACATGACAGAAGGACAGATTAAACTTTATAATAGTCAGGTTTTTGTAGCAGATAATATCAAAGAGGTTATTCCTGAGTTTTTATTATTGCTCAAAGGAGTCATTGATTGTCCGGATTTGCCTTTAAATGTATCTAGAAGTTTTTTACAAAATGATGGGTTTGCAAAAAAAGTTTCTAATTATATTACCAAAAAGGTAGCTGATAAATTAAATGCACTTTATAAAAATGAAAGAGAAAATTATGAAAAATATTGGGAAGATATTGGACACTTTATTAAATATGGGATATTAAAAGATGATAAATTTTATGAAAGAATCAAAGATATTTTGATTTTTAAAACTACAGATTCTAAATATGTAACTTTAGAAGAGTATCTTGAACGTCAAAAAGATCAAGAAGAGAAAAATGTTTTCTATACAACAGATCAAACGCAGCAATCTCAATATATTCAAATGTTAAAAGATAATGGGATAGAGTCTTTAGTATTGACTCATCCTATGGATGCAGCTTTTATTTCCTTTTTAGAAATGAAAAATAATCATGTACATTTTAAACGAGTAGATTCCGATATTGCAGATTTATTAAAAGATAAGGAAGTTCAAGAAAACAAAGAAGAAGATAGGAAGATAAGAGAATCTTTAGAGAAGTTATTTAAAAAGATATCTGGGAAAAAAGATTTAAAGGTTCAACTGGAAAATTTGAAAGCAAAGATACCTGCTATGGTGGTATTGTCTGAAGACAATCGTCGAATGCAAGAACTGATGGAGCGATACCAGGCTTCGGGGATGGAAAATATGTCTATTCCTAGCGAAGAAACTTTAGTATTAAATAAAAAGCATTCTTTAGTCCAATATATGATTGCTCATGTGGAGGAAGAATCAGAGTTAATGAACCTTCTTCCAAAGCAGATTTATGATTTAGCAATGCTAAGTCATAAACAGCTTTCACCAGAAGAAATGACTGAGTTTATTCAACGAAGCAATGAGATATTAGAAAAAATGGTTTCTTAA
- a CDS encoding branched-chain amino acid aminotransferase produces the protein MEITITKTTNPKKKPDKNNLVFGTVFTDHMFIMDYEEKRGWYNPRIVPYGPLQLEPACMVFHYAQETFEGLKAYKTKEGKIQLFRIQDNMKRLNQSNERLCIPKIDVDLAVEAIKTLVKVDQDWIPKMEGTSLYIRPFVIGTDNKIGVRPSSTYKFMVILSPVGSYYKEGIRPTKIYVEDKYVRAVPGGVGYAKTGGNYAASLKAQKEAKEKGYSEVLWLDGQQRKYVEEVGTSNAFFIVDGVAYTSPLQGSILAGITRNTTITLLKEMGIQVREERFTVDQLFQWHEEGKLEEAFATGTAAVISPIGQLGWKDKVAIINNFEIGKISQKIYDSITGIQNGTLEDKYHWITQLS, from the coding sequence ATGGAAATAACAATTACTAAAACAACCAATCCAAAGAAAAAGCCAGATAAAAATAATCTTGTTTTTGGTACGGTCTTTACAGATCATATGTTTATAATGGATTATGAAGAAAAGAGAGGATGGTATAATCCCCGTATTGTACCTTACGGTCCATTACAATTGGAACCAGCTTGTATGGTTTTTCATTATGCTCAAGAAACTTTTGAAGGGTTAAAAGCTTATAAAACCAAAGAAGGAAAGATCCAGCTATTTCGAATCCAAGACAATATGAAACGATTAAATCAATCCAATGAACGTCTTTGTATTCCTAAAATTGATGTTGATTTAGCTGTAGAAGCAATTAAAACTTTGGTAAAAGTAGATCAAGATTGGATTCCAAAGATGGAGGGAACTTCTCTTTATATCAGACCTTTTGTGATTGGAACAGACAATAAAATAGGGGTAAGACCTTCTTCTACTTATAAATTTATGGTGATTCTCTCACCCGTAGGATCTTATTATAAAGAGGGAATTCGTCCAACTAAAATTTATGTAGAGGATAAATATGTTCGGGCAGTACCTGGTGGAGTTGGATATGCTAAAACTGGCGGAAATTATGCTGCTAGCTTAAAAGCACAAAAAGAAGCAAAAGAAAAGGGATATTCTGAAGTTTTATGGCTAGATGGGCAACAGAGGAAGTATGTAGAAGAAGTAGGCACTAGCAATGCTTTCTTTATTGTAGATGGAGTAGCTTATACCTCTCCTCTTCAGGGAAGTATTTTGGCTGGAATTACAAGAAATACGACCATTACTCTTTTAAAAGAAATGGGAATCCAAGTCCGGGAAGAAAGATTTACTGTAGATCAATTATTTCAATGGCATGAAGAAGGAAAACTAGAGGAAGCTTTTGCTACAGGGACAGCTGCAGTGATATCACCCATTGGACAATTAGGTTGGAAAGATAAAGTTGCTATAATCAATAATTTTGAAATTGGGAAAATATCTCAAAAGATTTATGATAGCATTACTGGAATTCAAAATGGTACTTTAGAAGATAAATACCATTGGATAACTCAGTTATCATAA
- a CDS encoding homocysteine S-methyltransferase family protein: MNAFKEIENKILIFDGAMGTMLQQEGLGAGELPEVYNIEHPEIIQKIHESYIKAGAQIITTNTFQASELKLEHCSYSVEQIIEAAVKIARKAKAPFVALDIGPLGKMMKPLGELSFEEAYQFFKRQVEAGTKAGVDFILLETFSDLYEAKAAILAAKENSNLPIFCTMTFQQDGRTFLGTNPLTAVSVLQGLGVDVLGMNCSLGPEEMISFLPDFLRYAKVPVMVQSNAGLPQMEKGQTLFPVTPKTFGHYAEKMAKLGVQILGGCCGTTPEHIYQIKQRIGNRTPISRKVERMTCACSSNQTVILDDKTTVIGERINPTGKKRLKEALRNHQFDILLKEAIYQVNAGAQILDVNVGLPEIDEKEILPKITCDIQEVVDVPLQIDSADIKALEATVRVYNGKPIINSVNGKEESMKAVFPIAKKYGAALICLTLDENGIPKTAQGRLQIAEKMMKRAIEYGIPKEDLIVDCLVMTASAQQSIVKETLKAVNLVKTKLGVKTTLGISNISFGLPNRELLNQTFLAAALGSGLDAPILDPLSQQMMDTIHSFRVLNNEDREAQKYITTYQTLSKEGEKEKNHSKDIQTLIVNGMKVEVEREVEELLKKKDGEKIIQEFFIPALDKVGKKYELGEFFLPQLLRSAEAVKQGLDVIKARSIKETIKEREGKILLATVKGDIHDIGKNIAKMLLENYGFTVIDMGKDVEPKAIVERVKKEKIELVGLSALMTTTVKNMERTIQALKKEAPYCKVMVGGAVLTLEYAKMVGADYYAADGQAGIRIAKEVFTPLNSKVN; encoded by the coding sequence GTGAATGCATTCAAGGAAATAGAGAATAAAATACTGATTTTTGATGGAGCTATGGGTACTATGTTACAACAAGAAGGATTAGGGGCAGGAGAATTACCAGAAGTATATAATATAGAACATCCAGAGATTATTCAAAAAATACATGAAAGCTATATAAAAGCAGGAGCTCAGATAATCACAACCAATACCTTTCAGGCCAGTGAATTAAAATTAGAGCATTGTTCTTATTCAGTAGAGCAAATCATTGAAGCAGCAGTAAAAATTGCCAGAAAGGCAAAAGCACCCTTTGTGGCTTTGGATATAGGTCCTTTGGGGAAAATGATGAAACCTTTGGGAGAACTTTCTTTTGAAGAAGCTTATCAATTTTTTAAGAGGCAAGTAGAGGCAGGGACTAAAGCAGGTGTAGATTTTATCTTGCTGGAAACTTTTTCAGATCTTTATGAAGCAAAGGCAGCCATATTGGCAGCTAAGGAAAATAGTAATCTTCCTATATTTTGCACCATGACTTTTCAACAAGATGGAAGAACCTTTTTAGGAACCAATCCCTTAACTGCTGTTTCAGTATTGCAAGGATTAGGAGTAGATGTTCTAGGGATGAATTGTTCTTTAGGTCCTGAAGAAATGATTTCATTTTTGCCAGATTTTTTAAGATATGCAAAAGTTCCTGTTATGGTACAATCTAATGCTGGGCTTCCCCAGATGGAAAAAGGGCAAACACTTTTTCCTGTTACTCCAAAGACTTTTGGACATTATGCAGAAAAAATGGCAAAACTAGGAGTACAGATATTAGGAGGGTGTTGTGGAACTACTCCAGAACATATTTATCAGATAAAACAAAGAATAGGAAATAGAACACCTATTTCTAGAAAAGTGGAAAGAATGACCTGTGCTTGTTCTTCTAATCAAACGGTAATTTTAGATGATAAAACTACTGTAATTGGAGAAAGAATTAATCCTACTGGAAAAAAGCGTCTAAAAGAGGCTTTACGGAATCATCAATTTGATATTTTGTTAAAGGAAGCAATTTATCAAGTTAATGCAGGAGCACAAATATTAGATGTTAATGTAGGATTACCAGAAATTGATGAGAAAGAGATCCTCCCTAAGATAACTTGTGATATACAGGAAGTAGTAGATGTTCCTTTGCAAATTGATAGTGCAGATATAAAGGCTCTAGAGGCTACTGTGAGGGTTTATAATGGAAAACCTATTATTAATTCTGTTAATGGAAAAGAAGAAAGTATGAAGGCTGTTTTTCCTATTGCAAAAAAATATGGAGCTGCTTTGATCTGTTTAACTTTAGATGAAAATGGGATTCCTAAAACAGCACAAGGAAGACTACAAATTGCTGAAAAAATGATGAAAAGGGCAATAGAATATGGAATCCCTAAGGAAGATCTTATAGTAGATTGTTTGGTTATGACTGCTTCTGCACAACAATCTATTGTAAAAGAAACTTTAAAAGCAGTTAATCTAGTAAAAACCAAACTAGGGGTAAAAACAACTCTAGGAATAAGTAATATCTCTTTTGGACTTCCTAATCGAGAATTGTTAAATCAAACTTTTTTAGCAGCTGCATTAGGTTCAGGTCTAGATGCTCCTATTTTAGACCCTCTTTCTCAACAAATGATGGATACTATTCATAGCTTTCGAGTACTTAATAATGAAGATCGAGAAGCTCAAAAGTATATTACAACTTATCAAACTCTTTCTAAAGAGGGGGAAAAAGAAAAGAATCATTCTAAAGACATACAAACTCTTATTGTTAATGGAATGAAAGTAGAAGTAGAGCGGGAAGTAGAGGAATTATTAAAGAAGAAGGATGGGGAGAAAATTATTCAAGAATTTTTTATTCCAGCTTTAGATAAAGTAGGGAAAAAATATGAGTTAGGAGAATTTTTCTTACCCCAACTATTGCGTTCTGCTGAAGCAGTAAAGCAGGGCTTAGATGTAATTAAGGCACGGTCCATAAAAGAAACCATAAAGGAAAGAGAAGGAAAGATATTATTAGCAACAGTAAAAGGAGATATTCATGATATTGGAAAAAATATTGCGAAAATGCTCCTTGAAAATTATGGATTTACCGTAATTGATATGGGAAAGGATGTAGAACCTAAGGCAATTGTTGAAAGAGTAAAAAAAGAAAAAATTGAGTTAGTAGGATTAAGTGCTCTTATGACGACCACAGTAAAAAATATGGAACGTACCATTCAGGCTCTAAAAAAAGAAGCTCCTTATTGCAAAGTGATGGTGGGAGGAGCTGTTTTAACTCTTGAATATGCTAAAATGGTAGGAGCAGACTATTATGCAGCCGATGGGCAAGCAGGAATTCGTATTGCAAAAGAAGTATTTACTCCATTAAATAGTAAAGTAAATTAA
- a CDS encoding homoserine dehydrogenase, translated as MKIGLLGLGTVGTGVFEIIQKRKEYLQKLYGQSLDIVKILVKDKSKKRQIEGVQDLLTTDPYDILKDPEIDLIIELIGGDQEAYEYMKYALQNGKHVVTANKAVVALHMKEFLALARKNKKAFLFEASVGGGIPLLKPLRQCSLLNDFYEIKGILNGTSNFILTKMAEEDLDFHEALKQAQHLGYAEIDPTDDIKGADVARKLAILASLAFHKDITLENIIYRGIRHIDKKDIYYLKDQGYSVKYFGKAITDREKVSAVVEPVLFQKISQFERVKDSFNMVSVKGDHLEELRFYGEGAGKNASANAVVCDVIDILIESYQRDFVVLEEQKPSTNGQLIEGKYFIRVNLKESSHSCHIFNLAYQNGISIKEICKLSSQRRILITEKTNVERMQSFIQNLKNLQTSFFAARIEEE; from the coding sequence ATGAAAATAGGACTTTTAGGATTAGGAACTGTAGGAACTGGAGTTTTCGAAATAATCCAAAAAAGAAAAGAATATTTACAAAAACTTTATGGGCAATCTCTTGATATTGTTAAGATTTTAGTAAAAGATAAAAGCAAAAAAAGACAGATAGAAGGAGTACAAGATCTTCTTACAACGGATCCTTATGATATCTTGAAAGATCCAGAGATTGATCTAATTATAGAACTTATTGGAGGAGATCAAGAGGCCTATGAGTATATGAAATATGCTTTGCAAAATGGCAAACATGTGGTTACAGCAAATAAGGCGGTTGTTGCTCTACATATGAAAGAGTTCCTTGCCTTAGCTAGAAAGAATAAAAAAGCTTTTTTATTCGAAGCGAGTGTAGGAGGAGGGATTCCCCTGTTGAAGCCGTTAAGACAGTGCAGCCTACTAAATGATTTTTATGAGATAAAAGGGATTCTTAATGGAACTAGTAATTTTATTCTTACCAAGATGGCAGAAGAAGATTTAGACTTTCATGAAGCATTAAAACAAGCCCAACATTTAGGATATGCCGAGATAGATCCTACTGATGATATTAAAGGAGCTGATGTGGCAAGAAAGTTAGCAATTTTAGCTTCTTTAGCTTTCCATAAGGATATCACTCTAGAAAATATTATTTATAGGGGGATTAGACATATAGACAAAAAAGATATTTATTATTTAAAAGATCAGGGATATTCTGTAAAATATTTTGGAAAAGCCATTACTGATCGAGAAAAAGTCTCTGCTGTAGTAGAACCTGTTCTTTTTCAAAAGATTAGTCAATTTGAAAGGGTAAAGGACTCTTTTAATATGGTTTCGGTAAAAGGAGATCATTTAGAAGAATTGCGTTTTTATGGAGAAGGTGCTGGGAAAAATGCTTCTGCCAATGCTGTAGTATGTGATGTGATAGATATTTTGATAGAATCTTATCAAAGGGATTTCGTAGTATTAGAAGAACAAAAGCCTAGTACTAATGGACAATTGATAGAAGGAAAATATTTTATTCGAGTGAATTTAAAAGAATCTTCTCATTCCTGTCATATTTTCAATTTGGCTTATCAAAATGGAATTTCTATTAAAGAGATTTGTAAGCTGAGTTCTCAAAGAAGGATTTTAATTACAGAAAAAACAAATGTAGAAAGAATGCAATCATTTATTCAGAATCTTAAGAATTTACAAACATCTTTCTTTGCTGCTAGAATAGAAGAAGAATAA